In one Steroidobacteraceae bacterium genomic region, the following are encoded:
- a CDS encoding circularly permuted type 2 ATP-grasp protein → MKINWNQYDPGACYDELISAPGSARPAAASLASYLASLSPKRLESRQDAAERAIVEMGITFTVYSEGRNIDRAWPFDIIPRVIDGREWDRVAAGLIQRLRALNLFIDDLYHDQRILRDGVVPAEIVLTSRNFLAACKGVSPVHGVWANICGTDLVRDADGVFYVLEDNLRVPSGVSYMLENRIVTKRVFPELFRDSSIRTVDDYASQLLDMLNSLSPRDIERPEVVVLTPGIYNSAYFEHAYLAQRMGAELVQGSDLVVASDDRVYMRTIGGLERVDVIYRRINDTSLDPECFDADSLLGVPGLIRAWRAGNVSLANAPGSGVADDKVVYAYVPKIIRYYLGEDAILPNVPTYLCSEPESLEYVLANLDKLVVKPANESGGYGMLVGSHATRKEREEFAPRISENPRNYVAQPVLSLSTVPTLIDGQLEPRHVDLRPFILQGATAAVTPGGLTRVALRRGSLVVNSSQGGGSKDTWIVETTTARRRR, encoded by the coding sequence GTGAAAATCAATTGGAATCAATACGATCCCGGTGCCTGTTACGATGAGTTGATCAGCGCGCCGGGTAGCGCGCGGCCGGCCGCTGCATCGCTCGCCAGCTATCTGGCGTCCCTCAGCCCAAAACGTCTGGAATCGCGCCAGGATGCGGCCGAGCGCGCCATCGTCGAAATGGGCATTACCTTCACGGTCTACAGTGAAGGCCGCAACATCGATCGCGCCTGGCCGTTTGACATCATCCCGCGCGTTATCGATGGCCGGGAATGGGACCGCGTCGCGGCCGGCCTGATCCAGCGCCTGCGCGCGCTGAATCTGTTCATCGACGATCTCTACCACGACCAGCGCATATTGCGCGATGGCGTGGTACCGGCAGAGATCGTGCTCACCTCGCGCAATTTCCTCGCCGCCTGCAAGGGCGTAAGCCCGGTCCATGGCGTCTGGGCGAACATCTGTGGCACCGATCTGGTGCGCGACGCTGACGGAGTCTTCTACGTGCTCGAGGACAACCTGCGCGTGCCGTCAGGCGTTTCCTACATGCTCGAGAATCGCATTGTAACCAAGCGTGTGTTTCCGGAGCTGTTTCGCGACAGCTCGATACGCACCGTCGATGACTATGCGTCGCAGCTGCTCGACATGCTGAATTCGCTGTCGCCTCGCGACATCGAGAGGCCGGAAGTCGTCGTGCTCACTCCGGGTATCTACAACTCGGCCTATTTCGAACACGCCTATCTTGCCCAGCGCATGGGCGCCGAACTCGTCCAGGGGAGCGATCTGGTCGTTGCCAGCGATGACCGCGTCTACATGCGCACCATCGGCGGGCTCGAACGGGTGGATGTCATCTACCGGCGCATCAACGACACCTCACTCGATCCCGAATGCTTCGATGCGGACTCGCTCCTTGGCGTGCCCGGCCTTATCCGTGCCTGGCGCGCCGGCAACGTGAGCCTTGCGAATGCGCCGGGTTCCGGCGTTGCCGATGACAAGGTGGTCTACGCCTATGTGCCGAAGATCATCCGCTACTATCTCGGCGAGGACGCGATCCTGCCAAACGTGCCGACCTACCTGTGTTCCGAGCCCGAGAGCCTCGAGTACGTGCTCGCGAACCTCGACAAGCTTGTGGTCAAGCCAGCGAATGAGTCGGGCGGCTACGGCATGCTGGTCGGCAGTCATGCGACTCGCAAGGAGCGCGAGGAATTCGCGCCGCGTATCAGCGAAAATCCCCGCAACTATGTCGCGCAGCCCGTACTCAGCCTGTCGACCGTGCCCACGCTCATCGACGGCCAGCTCGAGCCCCGCCACGTCGACCTTCGGCCCTTCATTTTGCAGGGAGCGACTGCGGCCGTGACCCCAGGTGGCCTGACGCGCGTGGCGCTGCGCCGTGGTTCGCTGGTCGTCAATTCCTCGCAGGGTGGCGGCAGCAAGGACACCTGGATCGTCGAGACGACGACCGCAAGGCGCAGGCGTTGA
- a CDS encoding alpha-E domain-containing protein: protein MLSRVAERVYWAARYLERAEDSARLVDVHAQLLLDLPRTAGIGWSQVPEIMGIDIGGIRKGRFAERDILKRLLTDENCASSVLSSIAMARENFRTTRDVVPTEAWQGVNELHLFARSELRWAIGQRRRHAILSDVVARVQQLRGLLADTMSHGPAYQFIRLGTNLERADMCTRIIDVAVSGLLRNLEPLQRFDNTLWMSTLKSVSGYQMYRQYVRRRIRSADVLTFLFQDEDFPRSLRHCLWQIERCLQRLPNSSTVAQSLRELTGYLVKMDVGQMDNADLHAAVDQMQIELAAMHQRMTDTWFAPAT from the coding sequence ATGCTTTCGCGCGTTGCCGAGCGGGTCTACTGGGCCGCACGCTACCTCGAGCGTGCCGAAGACAGTGCGCGACTGGTGGATGTCCACGCCCAATTGCTCCTCGACCTGCCGCGCACCGCGGGCATCGGCTGGTCGCAGGTGCCGGAGATCATGGGTATCGACATCGGCGGCATACGCAAGGGTCGGTTCGCCGAGCGCGACATCCTCAAACGGCTCCTCACAGACGAGAACTGCGCAAGTTCGGTGCTCAGTTCGATTGCGATGGCCCGCGAGAATTTCCGTACGACACGCGATGTCGTGCCAACCGAAGCCTGGCAGGGCGTCAACGAGCTGCATCTGTTCGCGCGTTCCGAGCTGCGCTGGGCCATTGGGCAGCGGCGGCGGCACGCGATTTTGAGCGATGTCGTCGCGCGCGTGCAGCAATTGCGGGGACTCCTGGCCGATACCATGAGTCATGGGCCCGCGTACCAGTTCATTCGACTGGGTACCAATCTCGAGCGTGCCGACATGTGTACCCGCATCATCGATGTCGCCGTGTCCGGCCTGCTGCGAAACCTCGAGCCCCTGCAGCGATTCGACAATACGCTGTGGATGAGTACGTTGAAGTCGGTGTCGGGCTATCAGATGTACCGTCAGTATGTGAGGCGGCGCATCCGGTCGGCCGACGTGCTGACCTTTCTGTTCCAGGATGAGGATTTTCCAAGATCTCTGCGCCACTGCCTGTGGCAGATCGAGCGGTGTCTGCAACGCCTGCCGAACAGCTCGACTGTGGCGCAATCCCTGCGGGAACTCACCGGGTATCTGGTCAAGATGGACGTTGGCCAAATGGACAATGCCGACCTGCACGCGGCCGTCGATCAGATGCAGATCGAGCTGGCAGCGATGCATCAACGCATGACCGATACCTGGTTCGCACCGGCCACCTGA